A section of the Microbacterium forte genome encodes:
- a CDS encoding CoA transferase produces the protein MNEPTNLDPALGLLDRVWAELGVEPHPAASAAPPPHAVPLPSRLATGDLAWASVRAVCLASGIGPSPDPDRIAAAYRSDRALTIDGLSPDVWSPYSGFFRASDRWVRTHGNYPHHATRLQAGLGLTADADADDVRTAILPLSVTEAVERITLARGLAVPVLQENPERDARLRATPLLQVERIDLAPRPGRHGTDERHSLAPLTGVRVLDLTRVIAGPVCTRTLALLGADVLRVDPPDLVEPEWQHLDTGHGKRSTLLEARTDRFEELLAAADVVVLGYRPESLDRLGLSASALLERHPALVVAQLSAWGIDEPSRAGFDSLVQAESGISMIESPDGDRPGVLPAQALDHSTGYLLAAAVVSLLERRRREGGGWVVRTSLRRVAAELLGMPRCSQPEAGQELDLTAHTSVFDVAGQTVTTAASVLPGLEFAAPHRWGSDQPRW, from the coding sequence GTGAACGAGCCGACGAATCTCGACCCCGCTCTCGGGCTGTTGGACCGGGTGTGGGCAGAGCTCGGTGTCGAGCCGCACCCCGCCGCCAGCGCTGCGCCGCCCCCTCATGCCGTGCCCCTCCCATCGCGCCTGGCAACGGGTGATCTGGCATGGGCGAGCGTGCGCGCCGTCTGTCTGGCGTCCGGCATAGGCCCTTCTCCCGACCCCGATCGCATCGCCGCCGCATATCGGAGCGATCGGGCTCTGACGATCGATGGTCTCTCCCCCGATGTCTGGTCGCCGTACTCGGGGTTCTTCCGAGCATCCGACCGGTGGGTCCGCACGCACGGAAACTATCCGCACCACGCGACGCGCCTGCAGGCCGGGCTCGGACTGACCGCCGACGCCGACGCCGACGATGTGCGCACTGCCATCCTGCCGCTGAGTGTCACCGAGGCGGTCGAGCGGATCACGCTCGCACGCGGGCTGGCAGTGCCGGTGCTGCAGGAGAACCCAGAGCGCGACGCGAGACTGCGCGCCACTCCCCTGCTCCAGGTCGAGCGGATCGACCTCGCACCTCGCCCCGGGCGACACGGGACCGATGAACGGCACAGTCTCGCGCCTCTCACCGGCGTGCGAGTACTCGACCTGACACGAGTGATCGCCGGCCCTGTCTGCACCCGCACTCTCGCACTTCTGGGCGCCGACGTGCTTCGCGTCGACCCACCGGACCTGGTCGAACCCGAATGGCAGCACCTCGATACCGGCCACGGCAAGAGGTCGACATTGCTCGAGGCCCGCACAGATCGGTTCGAGGAGCTGCTCGCTGCGGCCGACGTCGTCGTCCTGGGGTATCGGCCGGAATCCCTCGACCGCCTCGGTCTCTCTGCATCTGCACTCCTCGAACGGCATCCTGCGCTGGTGGTCGCCCAGCTCAGCGCGTGGGGAATCGACGAGCCGTCGAGAGCCGGGTTCGACAGCCTGGTGCAGGCGGAGTCCGGGATATCCATGATCGAGAGCCCCGACGGTGATCGCCCCGGGGTTCTGCCCGCGCAGGCCCTCGACCACAGCACGGGGTATCTTCTCGCGGCCGCGGTCGTCTCGCTGCTCGAACGACGGCGGCGTGAGGGCGGCGGCTGGGTGGTGCGGACCTCACTGCGTCGCGTCGCAGCCGAGCTTCTCGGCATGCCGCGGTGCTCCCAGCCGGAAGCGGGGCAGGAGCTGGACCTCACCGCCCACACCTCCGTGTTCGATGTCGCCGGGCAGACGGTCACCACCGCCGCGTCAGTGCTCCCCGGCCTCGAGTTCGCGGCTCCCCACCGCTGGGGGTCGGATCAGCCGCGCTGGTGA